The following proteins come from a genomic window of Nicotiana tomentosiformis chromosome 12, ASM39032v3, whole genome shotgun sequence:
- the LOC104095160 gene encoding cucumber peeling cupredoxin-like, translating into MDRVLCMVVIGALTIASLLQVTTAQTRHVVGDNIGWSIPNNGAAAYTNWASGKTFRVGDVLVFNFATNQHDVLQVPKASFDACGSQNAIGDPIMTGPANVTLDSPGDHYYICTFGRHCQAGQKLAITVSGTSTPAANPPNPSSPSPVSTPVVPSPSSSNQPSATGPSGSTTPGGSTAPPPSSSTALFASFFISLSSIALAVFL; encoded by the exons GCATGGTTGTTATTGGAGCACTAACCATAGCATCTTTGCTACAAGTTACGACAGCCCAAACGAGGCACGTAGTTGGGGATAACATAGGATGGTCCATACCAAACAATGGCGCAGCAGCTTACACAAACTGGGCTTCCGGAAAAACCTTTAGAGTTGGTGATGTCTTAG TATTCAATTTTGCAACCAACCAACATGACGTACTGCAAGTACCAAAAGCCTCGTTCGATGCATGTGGTTCACAAAATGCTATAGGCGATCCTATTATGACGGGACCAGCAAATGTCACCCTTGACTCTCCTGGAGATCATTACTACATTTGTACTTTTGGTAGGCACTGTCAAGCTGGACAGAAGTTGGCTATTACAGTCTCCGGCACCAGCACACCAGCAGCTAACCCCCCAAACCCGAGCTCTCCAAGTCCAGTCAGCACACCTGTCGTGCCTTCGCCATCCTCTTCTAATCAACCATCAGCTACTGGACCTTCGGGTTCTACAACTCCTGGTGGGAGCACTGCACCTCCTCCGTCGTCCTCGACCGCTTTGTTCGCCAGTTTCTTTATCAGTTTATCATCCATTGCGTTGGCCGTTTTTCTTTAG